Proteins found in one Lycium ferocissimum isolate CSIRO_LF1 chromosome 6, AGI_CSIRO_Lferr_CH_V1, whole genome shotgun sequence genomic segment:
- the LOC132061116 gene encoding citrate-binding protein-like: MDNKGHDYSSGVWQFEANGYVPSGSSCVSIMQIFGASPTSTTLLLRVYNGDLTYYREVIERNIYNRWFRLNVIHDDGASKLKAYTNGILKHEASGRGGDHHYFKFGVYAQDNESDRMESRWKLGEGLSFTRNKHYNKFGLRPH, encoded by the exons ATGGACAATAAA GGGCATGATTATTCATCGGGTGTTTGGCAATTTGAGGCAAATGGATATGTTCCAAGTGGTTCGTCTTGTGTGTCAATAATGCAAATCTTTGGAGCATCACCAACATCCACAACTTTATTGCTAAGAGTTTACAATGGGGACCTAACTTACTATAGAGAAGTGATTGAACGAAACATTTATAATAGATGGTTCAGGCTAAATGTCATTCATGATGATGGTGCAAGTAAATTAAAGGCTTATACTAATGGAATTCTCAAGCATGAAGCATCAGGAAGAGGTGGAGACCATCATTATTTTAAGTTTGGAGTTTATGCACAGGATAATGAGTCTGATCGTATGGAGTCTCGTTGGAAACTTGGAGAGGGATTAAGCTTTACAAGAAATAAGCACTACAACAAATTTGGCCTAAGGCCTCACTAA